In Malania oleifera isolate guangnan ecotype guangnan chromosome 8, ASM2987363v1, whole genome shotgun sequence, a single window of DNA contains:
- the LOC131163067 gene encoding subtilisin-like protease SBT3, which translates to MWHKRGTWSCSFRSTKDQKLISMGLAFAHWLSPFIFLATLFILPFALHAVSGTGTSRSIYIVHMDKSLMPKAFPSHHHWYSATIDSIKVAGTAAPAAGAEADKPNLLYTYDNALHGFSAVLSPEELENLKKSPGFISAYRDAGKILPDTTHTPEFLSLNPATGLWPASDYGKDVIVGVVDSGVWPESRSFHDAGMTPIPARWKGKCEDGKEFNSSMCNLKLIGARSFNKGLLAETPSLNISMNSARDTDGHGTHTASTVAGNYVEDVSYFGYAKGTARGVSPRAKLAAYKVLWKEGNSDSDFLAGIDQAVADGVDVVSLSLGYRLPVPLYEDSIAIASFGAMTKGVLVVSSAGNRGSSGLGTTSKGIPWALIVAAGSVDREFAGTITLGNGLTVVGWTMFPANVPVQEAPLVYNATLSGCNSTVLLDEADPDAVIICDHDQFVSSQVNIIAGSRVRAAIFIYDISDDPSFYELDRFPAPGVVITPRDAAAVIQYAKNGSNPTVSIKFKQTRLGTKPAPVAAAYSSRGPAPAFPGILKPDIMAPGTRILAAWIPNQIAATIGPHAYLESEYNMLSGTSMACPHAAGVAALLKGAHPEWSPAAIRSAMMTTANPLDNTFNPIQDNDFNSSLVSPLVIGAGHVDPNRALDPGLIYDATAQDYLNLLCSSNFTREQIITITRSNISNCSNLSYDLNYPSFMALYKLGSTATLVKRFQRTVTNVGVGAATYTAQVVAPSNATVTVSPKTLVFSKKNEKLSYTLTVRYESGMNSYGTIVWVENGGGNHRVRSPIMVSSPFDSSNS; encoded by the coding sequence ATGTGGCATAAAAGGGGTACATGGTCTTGTTCTTTCAGATCCACGAAGGATCAGAAATTAATCAGTATGGGATTGGCCTTTGCTCATTGGCTTTCTCCTTTCATCTTCCTGGCAACCTTATTCATCTTGCCATTTGCTTTGCATGCCGTCTCTGGGACAGGGACCTCCAGGTCCATTTACATCGTCCACATGGACAAGTCCCTCATGCCCAAGGCCTTTCCCAGCCACCACCACTGGTACTCCGCCACCATTGATTCCATCAAGGTGGCCGGCACCGCAGCGCCGGCGGCAGGTGCAGAGGCTGACAAGCCTAATCTTCTCTACACTTACGACAACGCCCTTCATGGTTTTAGCGCAGTCCTAAGCCCAGAAGAACTGGAAAATCTCAAGAAGAGTCCGGGATTCATCTCAGCTTATCGCGACGCGGGGAAAATCCTTCCCGACACGACACACACTCCGGAGTTCCTGTCTCTCAATCCCGCCACCGGTCTTTGGCCAGCCTCCGACTACGGCAAGGACGTCATTGTGGGGGTCGTCGACTCGGGGGTGTGGCCCGAGAGCAGGAGCTTCCACGACGCCGGCATGACCCCGATTCCGGCGAGGTGGAAGGGCAAATGCGAAGATGGAAAGGAGTTCAACTCCTCCATGTGTAATTTAAAGCTAATAGGAGCTAGGTCCTTCAACAAGGGGCTTCTAGCTGAAACTCCCAGCCTTAATATCAGCATGAACTCCGCTAGGGACACCGACGGCCATGGAACCCACACGGCCTCCACGGTAGCCGGGAACTACGTGGAAGACGTGTCATACTTTGGCTATGCGAAGGGAACAGCAAGAGGAGTTTCCCCACGCGCGAAGCTGGCTGCGTACAAGGTCCTTTGGAAGGAGGGAAACTCCGACTCTGATTTTCTCGCCGGCATTGATCAAGCCGTCGCTGACGGCGTCGATGTGGTCTCCCTCTCCTTAGGCTACAGATTACCCGTACCTTTGTATGAGGATTCAATTGCCATAGCTTCCTTCGGAGCCATGACTAAGGGGGTGCTAGTTGTATCCTCGGCGGGAAACAGAGGATCATCCGGCCTTGGGACCACATCCAAAGGAATCCCATGGGCTCTGATCGTCGCGGCTGGCTCCGTCGATCGGGAATTCGCCGGAACAATAACTCTGGGAAATGGATTAACCGTCGTCGGATGGACAATGTTCCCCGCAAATGTTCCCGTACAGGAAGCGCCGTTGGTGTACAACGCCACACTATCCGGCTGCAACTCTACCGTCTTGTTAGATGAAGCCGATCCCGACGCTGTCATCATTTGCGACCATGATCAGTTCGTCTCTTCCCAGGTAAATATTATTGCCGGATCCAGAGTACGAGCAGCAATATTCATCTACGACATCTCAGATGACCCCTCATTTTATGAATTGGATCGATTTCCAGCTCCAGGAGTCGTGATTACTCCGAGGGATGCAGCGGCGGTAATCCAATATGCCAAAAATGGCTCGAATCCTACGGTTAGCATCAAGTTCAAGCAAACACGCTTGGGGACAAAACCTGCGCCCGTCGCCGCCGCCTACTCTTCGAGAGGCCCCGCCCCCGCCTTTCCTGGAATCTTGAAACCGGACATAATGGCTCCGGGGACTCGAATTCTGGCCGCCTGGATACCAAACCAAATTGCAGCCACGATTGGGCCACATGCATATTTAGAAAGTGAGTACAACATGCTATCAGGGACATCCATGGCTTGTCCCCACGCGGCGGGCGTGGCTGCGCTCTTAAAAGGGGCTCACCCGGAATGGAGTCCGGCGGCGATTCGCTCCGCCATGATGACTACAGCAAACCCATTAGACAACACTTTCAACCCAATTCAGGACAATGACTTTAATTCAAGCCTCGTTTCGCCTCTCGTCATAGGAGCAGGTCACGTCGACCCAAATCGAGCTCTTGATCCAGGTCTAATATACGACGCCACTGCACAGGATTACCTCAATCTCCTCTGTTCTTCGAACTTTACCAGGGAGCAGATCATAACGATTACCAGATCGAACATCAGTAACTGCTCCAACCTTTCATATGATCTCAATTACCCGTCATTTATGGCTTTGTACAAGCTGGGTTCGACCGCAACCCTGGTTAAGAGATTTCAAAGGACGGTGACTAATGTGGGAGTCGGAGCGGCGACTTACACGGCCCAGGTGGTGGCCCCGAGTAATGCCACCGTCACGGTGTCCCCGAAGACTCTGGTTTTCAGCAAGAAGAATGAGAAGCTGAGTTATACACTGACTGTGAGGTATGAGAGTGGAATGAATTCGTATGGGACGATTGTTTGGGTGGAAAATGGGGGGGGAAACCACAGAGTGAGGAGCCCTATTATGGTGTCATCGCCCTTTGATTCCTCCAATTCCTGA